AACCATCCCAGCTACAGAAGTCTAGTTTTGAGCAGGGAGAGCCCAGGGAAAGGGCAGCTCAGCTCGTCAACCCCAAGCAAGAATCTGGTcgatgaaaagcccagaaaaccAGAAAAGAGGAGAGGCCGATGCTGACCCTGCCTTTCTCCAACATGGGCAACCTGAGCAGGCAATTGGgcaaaaaatattcattttcattttcctctcgcCCGGGCACTGGTGAGTTTCCTAACGGGGCCGCCTGTGAAAGGATGAGTTGAGGTCTCTTTGTCTGGGAAAAGAGTTTAGGGCTCTGATTCAGCTGCAAAGAAGCCAAATGAAGTTAGAAACAAAGGGCAAATTGAAGGATTCCGACTCTTGGCTTTTTGTGTTTTCCTTACTAGAAAATAATTAGACCTAATGAATATGCAGACGCTTCAGCTAAACCCTCGGCCCAGGCTGTTGGGTTTTAAACAGAGCTGCGGAGAAATGCAACCTTCATCCCCCAACCCCCCGCATCCGCGTGCATTTTTTGAAATGCATAAATGTTGCTCGCCTTAATTGATTGAGTCACAgggattttttccccctgcttTTAAGTGCCATACTCCTCTACCTTTCAACAATCATTTTAATATATAGTCAATGGCTCTTTGTGGACGGGACAAAAAGCAACTACGCGCAGTTGTTGAATAGACTTTGCGCTGGGCAAAGACAGGTTAATCGAGGGCCGCATCGCGAAAACAAGCGAGTGTTGTATGTTTGCACTGAATCCAAATGTCTGCATTTTCCTAACTAAATCAAAGggagtgttatttctttttctgctcacTCATCTGAAGGTAAGTAAATTTTCTCTGGCGATCAAAAGCCTGGTCGGCAACAAAGACCGCGCCCGCTTTTTCCACCGTCCTGGTGTGGCGAGTTGCGGAATTTCAATAACTGTGACAAGGGTGACTGATTTGTGAACTAGAAAAGGTTTGAATGTCACAAAATTTACATTGGTCCTATCTATCGGAGATTTAAATACCAAAAAAGTATTCGGGGATTTCTAGGGAGCTTTGGGCAGTCCTGAAGAACAATGGCGCGTTGGGAAATTTACAGTTTTACCTGAATGAAAGGGGCCCGGGATGGGAACAGGAGTGTCCAGAGGGAGGGGTTAGCGGGGGCAGACAAGGGAGActagggaaaagagagaaaagaatagaataacacaggagaggaaaaaaggaaaaatcggCAACAATGTTTTCAATttgctaaaaacaacaacaacaacaacaacaaaaatcctcaACCTGCAAAGTTAGGGCTCCCATCCACCTGGGCTTatttttggggagggggaggaaggagggagcaggAAGCCTGATAGATTTGATAAAAGTGAGAAAATCGAGGCAACCAGTTATCctgagaaatcacatttcttGTAAAGAGAGAGTGGAGTGCCTGTGTGCTCCCGAGATCTTAAATTATAAACAGGAGGGGGACGAAGCTAGAGGGAAGCGAACTTCAAAAGGAGCAAATAACAAAAGCCTCCTTTGCTGCCCTCCAAGGCGGGgagagggggaaagaaagaaaagaagttgcTGAATCGGGACATTCTGGAAGTGCCTTAGCTGTGTTTACCAGCCCCATCCCCGCCTCCTGTTCTCGGAGACTCCCGAAGTCGCTAATCGCTCAGCTAAGAGCAGGTTTGAAGAAGGACAAGATagagaaggagagaaacagagatagagatggagaggaagagagagagggagaggcataagaataaagagagagagagagaatgtgcaTGACtacgaaaaggaaaagaaatcgtggcaaaaatgtttttccatgagaagagggaaaattttggctaaaaaaaaaagttgctactCCTGGCAGCCCTGTTTGTCAAAAGGGGATGTCAAGCTCTTTACAATACCTGGGATTGATGAGGCGGGCGGGCCAATGAACGGCGCGCGGCGCCTCGGCGCGCCCTCCGTTGCCGCGGCGGCTGCGGGCGGGGGGAGTGCGGGCACACCAATGGGCGCCCGCGTCAGCAGCACGTGACGTCTCCCCCTGCTCCCATTCATCAAGGGGGGGACGGTGTCGTCCTTTCAATTCATTTATCTGCAGGAATGATTGCTGCTATCAGTCTCGCGCTCACCGCCCGGCTGAGGAGGTGAAAGTTTCTCCCCAGGAAGATAAACCGCAAAAGACAATATTGTGCATGATTTGCGCCTTTTCTttggcttttcctttctttctttttttctccccctcccttttttttttttttttttgcaaaaagcaGAGGGGGAAAAAGGAGAGTGAAGGAGCGAGGAGGCGAGcctgagagaaaggagagagagggagagaaaagaaagggcgAGGGGCTAGTGGAGAAGTGAGGAGGGGCGTACGGCGCGAGGCGGAGAGAGGGCGAGCAGTCGCGGCTCCTGCGCTCACATTCCTCTATGCTACAAATCCGGGAGGaagtttttttggggggctgAGATGCTCCATGCCTTTCCTTGGGCAGCCTTGACGCGGGATCCTCTCGGCAGAGACTGAGCGGCGAGAAAGTGCGAGCCGGGCCGGCAGGGTCTGCTCGGCGGGCGCCGGAGCCCGCCTTGCTCGCGGCCCGCAGCCGTCCGGCTTCCCCGCGCTTGGCCAGGCGGGAGCCCGGGCGCGCCGCGCCGCTGCCTGCCGGCTAGGACTTCGCGAGGTGGGTcgactcctcctccctcctcttcttcttcctcttcttcctccgcCTCccgttcctcctcctcctcctcctcctgtttttCCCTTCTCGGCGGGCGagggtggggggggcgggggaggccgGGGCTCGCCCCGAGCAGCCACGATGCTCCTGGACGCTGGCCCCCAGTACCCTGCGATCGGCGTGACCACCTTTGGCGCGTCCCGCCACCACTCGGCGGGCGACGTGGCCGAGCGCGACGTGGGCCTGGGCATCAATCCGTTCGCCGACGGCATGGGCGCCTTCAAGCTCAACCCCAGCTCGCACGAGCTGGCCTCCGCGGGCCAGACGGCCTTCACATCGCAGGCTCCGGGCTACGCGGCTGCGGCGGCCCTGGGACATCACCACCACCCGGGCCACGTAGGCTCCTATTCCAGCGCAGCCTTCAACTCCACGCGGGACTTTCTGTTCCGCAACCGGGGCTTTGGCGACGCGGCGGCTGCAGCCAGCGCGCAACACAGTCTGTTCGCGGCTTCGGCCGGGGGCTTCGGGGGCCCACACGGCCACACGGACGCCGCGGGCCACCTCCTTTTCCCCGGCCTTCACGAGCAGGCGGCGGGCCATGCGTCGCCCAACGTGGTCAACGGGCAGATGAGGCTTGGCTTCTCCGGGGACATGTACCCGCGGCCTGAGCAGTACGGCCAGGTGACCAGTCCGCGTTCAGAGCACTATGCCGCGCCGCAGCTGCACGGCTACGGGCCCATGAACGTGAACATGGCCGCGCATCACGGCGCCGGCGCTTTCTTCCGCTACATGCGCCAGCCCATCAAACAGGAGCTCATCTGCAAGTGGATCGAGCCCGAGCAGCTGGCCAACCCCAAAAAGTCGTGCAACAAAACTTTCAGCACCATGCACGAGCTGGTCACGCACGTCACCGTGGAGCACGTCGGCGGGCCAGAGCAGAGCAACCACATCTGCTTCTGGGAGGAGTGTCCGCGCGAGGGCAAGCCCTTCAAAGCCAAATACAAACTGGTGAACCACATTCGCGTACACACGGGCGAGaagcccttcccctgccccttccctggctGCGGCAAGGTCTTCGCTCGTTCTGAGAACTTAAAGATCCACAAAAGGACGCACACAGGTACGGAAACGGCTTTCCCTGACATCCCCCGCCCCCTATCCCGAGCCTGGGACCCGAAATCCAAAAGTCAGAGGCGGGGGTGAGCAAAAACGGCCTCGGCTGGGTCTGGAAGTCAGGTTCCAGCAGCCAGAGAAAGTGTGAACTGGTTTTTAGTTTGAGGCTTGAAATGCTAATAAAGTACAGAGGGGGTCGGACCAGAAGGATCTAGGgatatagattttaaaatgagaaataagaaaCGCCGGGAGAGAAGAGTCAAGCATGGCTTTACGGAGCCCTTGGTGCGCGCGGAGCCGGGAGAGATGGCTAGCTGGCTCCGGCGTCTGCCGAGGCGCCAGCCGCTCCAGTTGCAGGCAAATCTAAATGTTTGCTTCAGGCCAGCATCATTCTCTACGCACCTTAGTGAGGACTTTGCCAAAGGAAGGAACTGAGGAAGTTGGAGGAAATCAGTGGAGGAGcatggaaagaaacaaaaacagagacagaaaagggGGGCGTGGGTAGTGGCAAAAGCAAGTAAGTCGGGCCTGAGGAGGCTTTTGGTGGCTTACGCATATTTTAAGAGCTCCAATTCTAGTAGTGACTTGTTTGTAAGTAGGCTTCAGAAGTCAGGAGAGTCGGTAGACAGGGAAGTCCTTTTGGTCAATTAGATTCTGTGAGAAGGCTTTCAACACACCGAATGCCCTGAGTTGGcctttagaaataaaagaaatcggttgggaacaaataaaaaaaagttcGCAGCGAGCTCAGGGCTGTAGCCTGGGTTGGGCAGGCCATTCTGAGTCTCTTGGGCTAACAAGGCCAGGAATCCAGGCTGCTTCCCTGTTCTGGTTCGCCCGGGTGTTTTCTGAGAACCGCACTTGGAACTTGGTGTTTAACGCCGGTGTCAGGGAAGAACTTGCGGCGCCGAGGTCTTGGCCCAGATTACCCTATAAAATGTGAGTGTGtatagggggtggggtggggtggggtgggggcggcgaCGAGGGGGGTGCAGAGcgtcggggagggggagggggaggagagaagagcAAAACAGCAGGAGAATCAGCCCAGAATGTGAAAATTAGAAACCGAGAGCTAGGTAGAAGCTGCCCGAAGTCATCTTGTATAGCCCCGGGCCGAAAAAGCAGCCACCAGCACTGCTGCTACTCTGGGATCTAAAAAACTACCAGCATTACTACTACtgctaataataaaataataaaatctggaTCTAATTGGATTAGAAGTTAAAATAGTTCAGATAGTTACAATTCCATTGCCTATATATGACTTTATTAAAGACCCGGGTTATGAGCTTGCAAAGTGCTAATGCTGGGTcgctgcctttttgttttgttttgtttttattttttctatttgtttgaaTTTTTGAAAAGAGTGGCGGGGGTTGTTCTAACCAGAACTTTCTGTTTCTCGCCTTTCGCACCAGGGGAGAAGCCCTTCAAGTGCGAGTTCGAAGGCTGCGACCGACGCTTTGCCAACAGCAGCGATCGCAAGAAgcacatgcacgtgcacacaaGCGACAAGCCCTATCTTTGCAAGATGTGCGACAAGTCCTACACGCACCCCAGCTCGTTGCGCAAACACATGAAGGTAATCGCCGCGCTCTCGCCGCCGGCCTTGGAGCCAGGAGCCCGCTCAGCTCTGCGGCCGGGATCGGGCGGCGAGTGGCAGACGGGCGGTGACAGGAGCCGGTGGAGGCGGAAAGGCAATGGTTACTCTCCACTTAGtggggctgggcagagagggCGGGGGctggaaaaggggaggggggcacCCAAGGCCGTTCTAAATTTACCGTTTAATAATAAAAGTCAAAGGAAGTGAGCACTTGAGCAGACGCTGTGACTGATGGGGAGCTAGGGCCGTCCCAGCGGGTTGATGCTGCCGAAGCTGTGGCCATGGTGGCTTGGCTGGCAGCGCTGGGCAGAGTTGGGGTCTTGCAGGCAGGCCTGAGCGCTTGCTCACCGAAACCTAAGCAAACAAATTTCAGCGGCTGAGGGAGGGACCGTCTCTGGCTCCGGCCTCACATCCAGCCTCCCAGTTCCCAGATCTATTTTCTTTTGTGAGTCCCGGGAGGCAGTGTCCCTCCCTGGAGCACTGCCTCTGCAGGGCCAGGCGGGACAAGCAAACCCAAGTCCCGCTGGTCGGGCCTCCCTTGAGTTGAAGGGGATCCATGGCTCGAGGGGCGGAGTGGGGGGCGCGCCGGGAGGCGGCACTCCGCCTTCACCCCTCCTAGGCGGCCGCCGCGCCGGCTCTTTATCTCCGTAAAAACGCGGCTTTATTCCCGCAGGTCCACGAATCCTCCTCGCAGGGCTCGCAACCTTCGCCGGCCGCCAGCTCGGGCTACGAGTCCTCCACGCCACCCACCATCGTGTCGCCCTCCACAGACAACCCGACCACCAGCTCCCTGTCGCCCTCCTCCTCCGCGGTCCACCACACAGCCGGCCACAGCGCGCTCTCATCCAATTTTAACGAATGGTACGTTTAAAATCGGAAACAAAACACCGAACAAAACCCTATTTAAGAGACtgaacacacacacgtatacaacATATTACTGAAAGAACCCTGAGCATCAAAACAGCCCTCACCCACACCCTCGCAATCCTATTTTTTCTAAACCTGCCAATAGACCCAGGACCGAGTAAGAGAGAAAAGGCACCGAACCTTTAAATTTCccccctctttttctttccttttcttttttttggcaaaGGCTTGGTAGccaaggggtgggggggtggggggcgtcgAGGAGAAGGCGGCCGCCTGACCAAATGCCGCCAACCCTGAGGGCCAGTTTCTCCTCAGAATCCGAACAGGCTCTCTGGGATtcggtttttctttctttctttctttctttcttttgctttgcaTTCTTGTACATACAGAATTATTAGCTTAAAACTGTACTGTTGGATTCTGTATATAGTTATATCTCGGTTGGAACGGGCGGGTGGGATCGTGGCGTTGTGGTCTTTgcattgggggaggggggaggggcccggcgggagggggagggagaggggagggggggtGGGTGGCCGAAAGCCAACTGTTTGTACTGAATGGCAAGAATGTTCTAGTAAATGTGTACCAAAATGTGAATTACTTTGTACGATTACAGTCTTCACGTCGACCTAACAGAATATTATTGGTATTAATGTGCTTTTTTTGTATAAAGTGCAAACATTTCGTCCCAAAGTCTAAGTACTTTAGTGCAGTAAAATGTTGTTTCACGTCCTGTCAAGAATTCGTATAGTACGAGCCTGGATCTGCGTGTCAAactgttccatttgtttatgtaaagtgatattaaaaaaagatataaactaTAACTGTCCGTTACTTTTGGCAAAAGATACAACCACATAATGTATATAATTCCTAGTTTCCATATTTATCCGCATGTAAAGGGCCGGTTTATTCATGTTACAGCTATTCAATATTTATGGCTAGAAGAACTCGTATGTACACTTTAGTTTCCAGAACTGTTTGGTAACCTTTCGTACCTTATTAAAGATTCTTAAATCTCAGTGATTGTGGTAGGAATTTCTTCTTCACCCCCAGCAACCTGCTGCCTCTTCTGCCAGCCTTAGTGGGTCTCTGGAAAAGCTCACCAGTCTCCCTCGCCTTCCCTTTCTGTCATCGCAGGTCGTATAAACGTGATAAATGAACGCTACCCTGCTGGCTCTCCGAGAGGGTGTAATTAGTATTTATATCAAAATTTATGAAACAAATTTTCGGTCGCAGTATAATTTAAATGACCTTTGCAGACGTAGAATAACAAccataaaaataacagaaatagatTGCACAGGCGACATCAATATTAATGTAGGCGAATTGTCAGAAGCTCTGGGGCTCGCTCTGCAGCGTTGCAAATGAACTTGCAGCCGAGGGTTCCGCTATCCCCCAAATTAAATTCCCCGAGCTGAAACCGGGTTGCagatttacaatatcatattttaaattgctGTCTTCAATTAAACCATTTATGGCCATAACTAATTTTCAGGATGTCGATGCATGCTTTTCCAGGCCTTCCTTCTTTGTACAAAAGTAAACGTCCATAAAGcgttttacttatattttttcaAACGTGAtgctaatttaaattaattacttcCTATGATATGTTATTATTCCTATAATTTTGCCACTATTATTAGTTCTCTCGAAAATACATCTAGGGAAGAGAATTATTTTACGTAATTTGATTATCTTtctatctcttttatttatttctcatttacttAAGAAATTCGTTCCATTGGCTGGCGTTGATACAGTAAATTTGTAAATGAGGAGACAATATAAAAAATCTAAATTACTTGTGCTTAATGACTGTAGCAGAACGCCTTTTCTCTAAATCAGATTGTCTTTCTTGCAGTTTAGTTTGATAGATTTGCAAGCTATGCTGCTCCCTCGAAGTTAGCTGCGCTGGTAGGAACGCGGGCTT
This portion of the Vicugna pacos chromosome 1, VicPac4, whole genome shotgun sequence genome encodes:
- the ZIC1 gene encoding zinc finger protein ZIC 1, producing MLLDAGPQYPAIGVTTFGASRHHSAGDVAERDVGLGINPFADGMGAFKLNPSSHELASAGQTAFTSQAPGYAAAAALGHHHHPGHVGSYSSAAFNSTRDFLFRNRGFGDAAAAASAQHSLFAASAGGFGGPHGHTDAAGHLLFPGLHEQAAGHASPNVVNGQMRLGFSGDMYPRPEQYGQVTSPRSEHYAAPQLHGYGPMNVNMAAHHGAGAFFRYMRQPIKQELICKWIEPEQLANPKKSCNKTFSTMHELVTHVTVEHVGGPEQSNHICFWEECPREGKPFKAKYKLVNHIRVHTGEKPFPCPFPGCGKVFARSENLKIHKRTHTGEKPFKCEFEGCDRRFANSSDRKKHMHVHTSDKPYLCKMCDKSYTHPSSLRKHMKVHESSSQGSQPSPAASSGYESSTPPTIVSPSTDNPTTSSLSPSSSAVHHTAGHSALSSNFNEWYV